A window of Schistocerca serialis cubense isolate TAMUIC-IGC-003099 unplaced genomic scaffold, iqSchSeri2.2 HiC_scaffold_1254, whole genome shotgun sequence contains these coding sequences:
- the LOC126436992 gene encoding zinc finger protein 271-like, with product MDKMEYSDSSMGCNKIFSSTSNVNSQERTHTGDLPYKFPTCNKTLDKAHSLHVHAPIHTGKRPYKCTTCNKAFSDTSSLHVHERIHTGERPYKCTTCNKAFSRSSSLHVHELIHTGERPYKCTTCNKAFSDTSSLHVHERIHTGERPYKCTTCNKAFSDTSSLHVHERIHTGERPYKCTTCNKAFSRTSSLHVHERIHTGERPYKCTTCNKAFSDTSTLHRHERIHTGERPYKCTTCNKAFSDTSSLHVHERIHTGERPYKCTTCNKAFSRTSSLHVHERIHTGERPYKCTTCNKAFSRTSSLHVHERIHTGERPYKCTTCNKAFSDTSSLHVHERIHTGERPYKCTTCNKAFSRTSSLHVHERIHTGERPYKCTTCNKAFSQTSNLHLHERIHTGERPYKCTTCNKAFSDTSSLHRHERIHTGERPYKCTTCNKAFSDASHLHVRERINAGERSYKCVT from the coding sequence ATGGACAAAATGGAGTACTCTGACAGTAGTATGGGCTGCAATAAAATATTCTCTAGTACTTCAAATGTGAACAGTCAAGAGCGAACTCACACAGGAGACCTCCCATACAAGTTCCCTACCTGTAATAAGACTTTAGATAAAGCGCACAGTCTCCATGTGCATGCGCCAATTCATACAGGGAAACGTCCATACAAGTGCACCACCTGTAACAAAGCTTTCTCTGATACCTCATCTCTCCACGTGCATGAGCGAATTCACACAGGGGAACGTCCATACAAGTGCACCACCTGTAACAAGGCTTTCTCTCGTAGCTCATCTCTCCACGTGCATGAGCTAATTCACACAGGGGAACGTCCATACAAGTGCACCACCTGTAACAAAGCTTTCTCTGATACCTCATCTCTCCACGTGCATGAGCGAATTCACACAGGGGAACGTCCATACAAGTGCACCACCTGTAACAAAGCTTTCTCTGATACCTCATCTCTCCACGTGCATGAGCGAATTCACACAGGGGAACGTCCATACAAGTGCACCACCTGTAACAAGGCTTTCTCTCGTACCTCATCTCTCCACGTGCATGAGCGAATTCACACAGGGGAACGTCCATACAAGTGCACCACCTGTAACAAAGCTTTCTCTGATACCTCAACTCTCCACAGGCATGAGCGAATTCACACAGGGGAACGTCCATACAAGTGCACCACCTGTAACAAAGCTTTCTCTGATACCTCATCTCTCCACGTGCATGAGCGAATTCACACAGGGGAACGTCCATACAAGTGCACCACCTGTAACAAGGCTTTCTCTCGTACCTCATCTCTCCACGTGCATGAGCGAATTCACACAGGGGAACGTCCATACAAGTGCACCACCTGTAACAAGGCTTTCTCTCGTACCTCATCTCTCCACGTGCATGAGCGAATTCACACAGGGGAACGTCCATACAAGTGCACCACCTGTAACAAAGCTTTCTCTGATACCTCATCTCTCCACGTGCATGAGCGAATTCACACAGGGGAACGTCCATACAAGTGCACCACCTGTAACAAGGCTTTCTCTCGTACCTCATCTCTCCACGTGCATGAGCGAATTCACACAGGGGAACGTCCATACAAGTGCACCACCTGTAACAAGGCTTTCTCTCAAACCTCAAATCTCCATCTGCATGAGCGAATTCACACAGGGGAACGTCCATACAAGTGCACCACCTGTAACAAAGCTTTCTCTGATACCTCATCTCTCCACAGGCATGAGCGAATTCACACAGGGGAACGTCCATACAAGTGCACCACCTGTAACAAGGCTTTCTCTGATGCCTCACATCTCCATGTGCGTGAGCGAATTAACGCAGGGGAACGTTCATACAAGTGCGTCACCTGA